In the Choloepus didactylus isolate mChoDid1 chromosome 5, mChoDid1.pri, whole genome shotgun sequence genome, one interval contains:
- the SMIM30 gene encoding small integral membrane protein 30 produces the protein MTSVSTQLLIVLIPLLLMLPVVEAVEAGDAIAILLGVVLSITGICACLGVYARKRNGQV, from the coding sequence ATGACCTCAGTTTCAACACAATTGTTGATAGTCCTCATTCCACTGCTTTTGATGCTGCCTGTTGTTGAAGCAGTAGAAGCCGGAGATGCAATTGCTATCTTGTTAGGTGTGGTTCTCAGCATTACAGGCATTTGTGCTTGTTTGGGGGTGTATGCCAGGAAGAGAAATGGGCAGGTGTGA
- the LOC119535356 gene encoding LOW QUALITY PROTEIN: nucleolar protein 11-like (The sequence of the model RefSeq protein was modified relative to this genomic sequence to represent the inferred CDS: inserted 5 bases in 3 codons; substituted 1 base at 1 genomic stop codon) yields the protein MKELVENTRSQGGLPKVATLEEEFTLSGLPLGFRPDGLLGVEPGHKTNQFLVTDSSRTVILYKVXDQKSLGSWSVKQGQTITCPAVCSFQTGEYIVHDDKVLRIWDNEDVNLDQAFKATLSAEVYRIHSIQRTKPLVLFKAGAVCGLEALLAEPQQKIETVLTDREVIKWTKXFMVFKHPMLIFVTEKDGNYFAYVQTFNSHILSKYTVLSGQKEKSVIQSFTASMNQKVISLKSLSSDGCIYETLIPTYPSDPGRNKMVVRSLLLKAVVSGNARNGVTVRVLDQNHIAVLGTPLTASKECLSMWNIKFQTLQASEELPQGTSGQLWYYGENLFMLHGKFLTVIPYKCEVSSLVGALGKFKHTQDAGTHTMPHFVYWETSQGCSLRSQNSEQSRRILRTRKVEVSVQPEVLASKQHLSTIKNDSEKHXEIELRKFLSIKWTSDSHTIIEDKVTGLLGRCNTEPSFYPRKSLMQVIQMHVPWLNGGVLEKTDIQILQLCLQQFPDIPESVTCTCLKIFLNIDDDSLQEIDINTESVFDDSDTVQEEKMEEQITQNGFNPEEDNCNNCDKELNEKPQDTTEETTSCPLIPKRAALLNAVLHSAYSETFLLPELKDIPAQHVTLFLQYWYFLYLKCSKNATMTLPGIHPPTQNQIMDWICLLLDANFTVVIMIPEAKRLLISLYKFVKSQICVYSELNKIEVSFQELQKLNQEKNRRELYSIXVRELF from the exons ATGAAGGAGTTGGTAGAGAATACAAGAAGTCAGGGAGGTTTGCCCAAGGTGGCAACCCTGGAGGAGGAATTCACATTGTCTGGGTTACCCCTGGGCTTCAGGCCTGACGGACTCCTGGGCGTGGAGCCGGGCCACAAAACAAACCAGTTTCTGGTGACGGACAGCAGTAGGACTGTCATCCTCTATAAGG TTGATCAGAAATCCTTGGGCAGCTGGTCAGTGAAGCAAGGTCAAACTATAACATGTCCAGCCGTATGCAGCTTTCAAACCGGAGAGTATATTGTTCACGATGATAAGGTTTTGAGAATATGGGATAATGAAGATGTAAACTTGGATCAAGCATTTAAAGCTACATTGTCAGCTGAGGTGTACAGGATACATTCAATACAAAGAACCAAACCACTAGTGCTATTCAAGGCAGGTGCCGTCTGTGGTCTAGAGGCCTTGCTTGCAGAGCCCCAGCAGAAAATTGAAACTGTTCTCACTGACAGAGAGGTGATTAAGTGGACAAA GTTCATGGTATTTAAGCATCCTATGTTAATTTTTGTGactgaaaaagatggaaattattttgcTTATGTACAAACATTTAACTCACATATCTTAAGCAAATACACAGTCTTATctggacaaaaagaaaaatctgttatACAGAGTTTTACTGCATCTATGAATCAGAAAGTCATCTCTTTGAAGTCATTAAGCTCTGATGGATGTATATATGAAACCCTGATACCAACATATCCGAGTGACCCAGGCAGAAATAAGATGGTAGTTAGATCACTGTTGCTCAAGGCTGTTGTGTCTGGTAATGCTAGAAACGGTGTTACGGTCCGCGTCCTGGATCAAAATCACATAGCAGTCCTGGGAACTCCACTGACAGCTTCTAAGGAATGCCTTTCCATGTGGAACATAAAATTTCAAACACTCCAGGCTTCAGAAGAGTTACCACAAGGGACCAGTGGTCAACTCTGGTATTATGGGGAAAATTTGTTTATGCTACATGGAAAATTTTTAACTGTGATTCCATATAAGTGTGAAGTGTCATCATTAGTAGGTGCTCTTGGAAAATTCAAGCACACTCAAGATGCAGGTACTCACACTATGCCCCATTTTGTATACTGGGAAACATCTCAGGGATGTAGCCTTAGATCACAGAACTCGGAGCAGTCAAGGAGAATTTTAAGAACAAGAAAAGTTGAAGTTAGTGTACAGCCAGAGGTTCTAGCATCCAAACAACATTTATCAACCATAAAGAATGATTCAGAAAAACA TGAAATAGAACTACGTAAATTTTTATCTATTAAATGGACATCTGACTCTCATACCATTATTGAGGACAAAGTAacaggacttctgggaagatgtaACACAGAACCATCATTTTATCCTCGGAAATCTCTGATGCAGGTTATCCAAATGCATGTGCCCTGGCTTAATGGAGGTGTCTTAGAAAAAACAGACATACAGATACTACAACTCTGTCTACAGCAGTTCCCTGACATTCCTGAATCAGTCACTTGCACTTgcttaaaaattttcttaaacaTTGATGATGACAGTCTTCAAGAAATAGATATCAACACAGAGTCAGTTTTTGATGATAGTGATACTGtacaagaagaaaaaatggaagagcaAATTACTCAAAATGGCTTTAATCCTGAAGAAGATAACTGCAATAACTGTGATAAAGAGTTAAATGAAAAGCCTCAGGACACAACAGAGGAGACCACTTCATGCCCTTTAATACCAAAAAGAGCAGCTCTACTAAATGCAGTTCTTCATTCAGCATATAGTGAAACATTTCTTCTGCCAGAATTGAAGGATATCCCAGCACAGCATGTCACTTTATTTCTCCAGTATTGGTATTTCCTTTATCTGAAGTGTAGCAAAAATGCTACTATGACTCTTCCTGGAATTCATCCTCCAACTCAGAACCAGATTATGGATTGGATATGCCTACTTCTAGATGCTAATTTTACTGTTGTGATAATGATACCGGAAGCAAAAAGGCTACTAATAAGTCTTTACAAGTTTGTGAAATCCCAGATATGTGTTTATTCCGAACTGAACAAGATTGAAGTGAGTTTTCAGGAGCTACAGAAATTAAATCAAGAAAAGAACCGTAGAGAATTATATTCAATTTAAGTGCGGGAACTCTTCTGA